One Sediminicola sp. YIK13 DNA segment encodes these proteins:
- a CDS encoding DUF6327 family protein: MIADKKYSSFQEIDDRLKILRLQKNISRESLKYNLKKSKETFYPTHVLGEFSGVFQKVILGFILKKILKKFT, encoded by the coding sequence ATGATCGCCGACAAGAAATACAGCTCCTTTCAGGAGATAGACGACAGATTGAAAATCTTAAGATTGCAAAAAAATATCAGCAGGGAATCTTTAAAATACAATCTTAAAAAATCCAAGGAAACTTTTTATCCAACACATGTGCTGGGAGAATTTAGCGGCGTGTTCCAAAAAGTTATTCTAGGTTTTATTCTTAAAAAAATCCTTAAGAAGTTTACCTGA
- the gltX gene encoding glutamate--tRNA ligase, whose translation MTKRVRVRFAPSPTGGLHIGGVRTALFNYLFAKKHKGDFVLRIEDTDQNRYVEGAEKYIVDALNWCNIPFDEGPGKEGNFGPYRQSERKHIYKKYADQLVASGHAYYAFDTTEELDAHRKDHEEKGKTFIYNWHNREKLNNSLAMSKEEVDKKLSSGMDYVIRFKSPQDQKLSLQDIIRGSIEIDTNVLDDKVLFKSDGMPTYHLANIVDDHLMEITHVIRGEEWLPSLALHQQLYDAFGWEAPEFAHLPLIMKPVGKGKLSKRDGEKLGFPVFPLSWNESNGYREEGYFPEAVINFLALLGWNPGTEQEIFSLEELTEAFTLERVHKSGARFDPEKTKWYNHQYLQEKSDEELAVLFKDILNETHPKVLDKKNLNDIIKIIALIKERATFVKEFWELGDYFFEAPTSYEQKAVKKQWKEKTPEILNQLITVLVGIDDFSSENVETIVKEWIAKEELSFGKVMPPLRLVLVGEMKGAHVFDILGIIGKEEAIKRIENAINNIS comes from the coding sequence ATGACCAAAAGAGTACGCGTGCGTTTTGCACCTAGTCCAACCGGAGGATTACATATCGGAGGCGTCAGAACAGCGCTTTTCAATTATTTATTTGCCAAGAAGCATAAGGGAGATTTTGTGCTTCGAATAGAAGACACAGATCAGAACAGATATGTAGAAGGAGCGGAAAAATATATTGTGGACGCCCTTAATTGGTGTAATATACCCTTTGATGAAGGCCCAGGGAAAGAGGGCAATTTTGGACCTTATAGGCAAAGTGAAAGGAAACATATTTACAAGAAGTATGCGGATCAATTGGTGGCCAGTGGCCATGCCTACTATGCTTTTGATACTACGGAAGAATTGGATGCCCACAGAAAGGACCATGAAGAGAAGGGCAAAACTTTTATTTACAATTGGCACAATAGGGAAAAACTAAATAATTCCCTTGCCATGTCCAAAGAGGAAGTGGATAAAAAATTAAGTTCGGGGATGGACTATGTAATCCGTTTTAAATCACCCCAAGATCAAAAGTTGTCATTGCAAGACATTATAAGGGGATCCATAGAAATTGACACCAATGTGTTGGATGATAAGGTTTTGTTTAAGAGTGATGGTATGCCCACCTATCATTTGGCAAATATAGTGGATGACCACCTGATGGAAATTACCCATGTAATCCGTGGGGAAGAATGGCTTCCCTCCTTGGCGCTACACCAACAATTGTACGATGCATTCGGATGGGAGGCACCAGAATTTGCGCATTTACCTTTGATCATGAAGCCAGTCGGAAAAGGAAAGCTGAGTAAGCGTGATGGAGAAAAGTTAGGGTTTCCGGTATTTCCATTATCATGGAATGAATCCAACGGGTATAGGGAGGAAGGATATTTTCCGGAAGCTGTAATAAATTTCCTTGCGTTGTTGGGATGGAATCCAGGTACGGAACAGGAGATCTTTAGCTTGGAAGAACTTACCGAGGCCTTCACTTTGGAACGGGTTCATAAATCTGGAGCTCGATTTGACCCCGAAAAAACCAAATGGTACAATCATCAATACCTTCAGGAGAAGAGCGATGAGGAACTAGCGGTATTATTTAAGGATATACTGAACGAGACCCACCCTAAGGTATTAGATAAAAAGAATTTAAATGATATTATCAAAATAATTGCTTTAATAAAAGAAAGGGCCACATTTGTAAAGGAATTCTGGGAATTGGGTGATTATTTCTTCGAGGCGCCCACCTCTTACGAACAAAAGGCAGTAAAAAAACAGTGGAAGGAAAAAACACCAGAAATATTAAATCAACTGATAACCGTATTGGTTGGAATAGATGATTTTTCTTCAGAAAATGTGGAGACCATAGTAAAGGAGTGGATAGCCAAGGAGGAACTTTCTTTTGGAAAGGTCATGCCACCTCTGCGCTTGGTACTCGTTGGGGAGATGAAGGGCGCCCATGTTTTTGATATTTTAGGGATAATTGGCAAAGAAGAGGCAATTAAACGTATTGAGAATGCCATAAACAATATCTCATAA
- a CDS encoding SPFH domain-containing protein, with protein sequence MGSFLLIPVILIGLVILFSSFFTVKQQTAVIIERFGKFQSIRTSGLQMKIPLIDRIAARLGLKIQQLDVIVETKTLDDVFVKLKISVQYVVLKEKVYEAFYQLEYPHDQITSYVFDVVRAEVPKMKLDDVFVKKDDIAIAVKTELQDAMLDYGYDIIKTLVTDIDPDAQVKEAMNRINASEREKIAAQFEGDAARILIVEKAKAEAESKRLQGQGIADQRREIARGLEESVEVLNKVGINSQEASALIVVTQHYDTLQSIGEATNTNLILLPNSPQAGSDMLNNMVASFTASNMIGESMKNKIVAPKEIKKPRKS encoded by the coding sequence ATGGGCAGTTTCTTATTAATTCCGGTAATTCTCATCGGTTTGGTTATACTTTTTTCTTCTTTTTTTACTGTAAAGCAACAGACAGCAGTCATCATAGAGCGATTTGGAAAATTTCAGAGTATAAGAACCTCCGGACTACAGATGAAAATACCACTGATTGACCGGATTGCAGCAAGGCTAGGTCTAAAAATTCAACAATTGGATGTGATTGTGGAGACCAAAACATTGGACGATGTTTTTGTGAAACTCAAGATATCTGTGCAATACGTGGTCCTAAAAGAAAAAGTGTACGAGGCTTTCTATCAGTTAGAGTACCCGCATGATCAGATTACTTCTTATGTCTTTGACGTGGTTCGTGCAGAGGTTCCAAAAATGAAACTTGACGATGTGTTTGTAAAGAAAGATGATATTGCCATTGCAGTAAAAACTGAATTGCAGGATGCTATGCTGGATTACGGGTATGACATAATAAAGACCCTGGTAACGGATATAGATCCGGATGCCCAGGTAAAAGAGGCGATGAATAGAATTAATGCTTCTGAGAGGGAAAAGATTGCAGCGCAATTTGAAGGGGATGCAGCGCGTATTCTTATTGTTGAAAAGGCAAAGGCCGAAGCTGAGAGCAAAAGGCTACAGGGACAGGGTATTGCTGATCAAAGACGTGAAATAGCCCGTGGACTGGAGGAGTCAGTAGAAGTATTAAACAAGGTAGGGATCAACTCCCAGGAAGCTTCTGCATTAATCGTGGTTACACAACACTATGACACCTTGCAGTCAATAGGGGAAGCTACGAATACGAACCTAATCCTATTGCCTAATTCGCCCCAAGCAGGAAGTGATATGCTGAACAATATGGTGGCATCCTTTACGGCTAGCAATATGATTGGAGAATCTATGAAAAATAAAATTGTGGCTCCAAAAGAAATTAAAAAGCCCAGAAAATCATAA
- a CDS encoding glutamine--tRNA ligase/YqeY domain fusion protein, with the protein MSETSRSLNFIEHIIDEDLANGFPKEKLRFRFPPEPNGYLHIGHASSICLNFGLGLRYGAPVNLRFDDTNPAKEEQEFVDAIKKDVQWLGFEWDTECYASDYFQQLYDWAVMLIKEGKAYVDSQSSEEIAKQKGTPTEAGSNSPFRERSIEESLELFEAMKNGDFKEGQHVLRAKIDMSSSNMLMRDPILYRILHRAHHRTNTDWCIYPMYDWTHGESDYIEQVSHSLCTLEFAMHRELYDWFLNQVVVEGKVRPKQREFARRNLSHTVVSKRKLLQLVEKNVVSGWDDPRMPTISGMRRRGYTPESIRNFVDTIGIAKRENVVDVSLLEFCVREHLNKIAPRVMAVLDPVKLVITNYPEGEVEWLEAENNPEDESAGNRSVPFSRELYIEQDDFKEEANRKFFRLKLGGEVRLKNGYIIKAESCTKDIHGNITEIQCTYDPKSKSGSGTEESLRKVKGTLHWVSVAHAVPAEVRLYDRLFNDATPDAHKDQDFMDFVNPNSLEVIIGYVEPSLKEAKVGDIFQFQRLGYFNIEKDATPEKLIFNRTVGLRDTWGKIQEKE; encoded by the coding sequence ATGAGCGAAACATCTAGGTCTCTAAATTTCATAGAGCACATTATTGATGAGGATTTAGCCAATGGCTTTCCTAAAGAAAAACTTCGATTCCGATTTCCACCGGAGCCAAATGGCTATCTGCACATCGGGCACGCCAGCTCAATTTGTTTGAACTTCGGACTGGGATTGCGCTATGGTGCACCCGTTAATCTGAGGTTCGATGATACCAATCCGGCTAAGGAAGAACAGGAGTTTGTAGACGCCATAAAAAAAGATGTGCAATGGCTTGGTTTTGAATGGGATACCGAATGTTATGCATCCGATTACTTTCAGCAACTATACGACTGGGCCGTGATGCTCATAAAGGAAGGGAAAGCCTATGTGGACAGTCAGTCTTCGGAGGAAATTGCCAAGCAAAAAGGCACTCCAACCGAAGCGGGCAGCAATAGTCCCTTTAGGGAGAGATCAATAGAAGAGAGCCTTGAACTCTTTGAAGCCATGAAAAATGGGGATTTCAAAGAAGGTCAACATGTACTGCGTGCTAAAATAGACATGTCCTCCTCCAATATGTTAATGAGGGATCCTATTCTTTACAGAATACTACACAGGGCGCACCATCGAACAAATACCGATTGGTGTATTTATCCGATGTACGATTGGACGCACGGGGAGAGTGATTATATCGAACAAGTATCACATTCCTTGTGTACTTTAGAGTTTGCGATGCACCGTGAGCTTTATGACTGGTTCCTAAATCAGGTGGTAGTGGAAGGAAAGGTACGCCCAAAACAAAGGGAATTTGCCAGAAGGAACCTTAGCCATACTGTTGTAAGCAAGCGTAAATTACTGCAATTGGTGGAAAAAAACGTGGTGTCCGGATGGGACGACCCCAGAATGCCCACCATATCAGGGATGAGAAGAAGGGGTTATACCCCGGAATCCATCCGCAATTTTGTAGATACCATTGGTATTGCCAAAAGGGAGAATGTGGTTGATGTTTCTCTGTTGGAATTTTGCGTAAGGGAGCACCTTAACAAAATAGCACCCCGCGTTATGGCGGTCTTGGATCCTGTTAAATTGGTCATTACCAATTATCCGGAAGGGGAGGTAGAATGGCTTGAAGCAGAAAACAATCCGGAAGATGAATCGGCTGGTAACCGATCGGTACCATTTTCGAGAGAGCTTTATATTGAGCAGGATGACTTTAAGGAAGAAGCCAATCGCAAGTTTTTTAGATTGAAATTAGGCGGAGAAGTGCGCCTCAAAAATGGCTATATCATTAAGGCCGAGAGTTGCACTAAGGATATCCATGGAAATATTACCGAAATACAGTGCACCTATGATCCAAAAAGTAAGAGTGGTAGTGGTACGGAAGAAAGTCTTAGAAAGGTAAAAGGGACGCTACACTGGGTCTCTGTTGCCCATGCCGTTCCGGCTGAGGTAAGGTTGTATGACCGATTATTTAACGATGCTACACCAGACGCACATAAAGACCAGGACTTTATGGATTTCGTAAATCCAAACTCCTTGGAAGTTATTATCGGGTATGTTGAGCCTAGTTTAAAGGAAGCAAAGGTTGGCGATATTTTTCAATTCCAACGTTTGGGATATTTTAACATCGAAAAAGACGCTACTCCAGAAAAACTGATTTTCAATCGCACAGTTGGTTTAAGGGATACCTGGGGTAAAATCCAAGAAAAAGAATAA
- a CDS encoding YtxH domain-containing protein produces the protein MSDNTGTTFLALLTGAAIGIGVGILYAPDKGEKTRKKIKKKAMDTTQDVTDRIANLSEELSKTADAKKVDFEKRLEKTISSMSYKADDIIVTLEKKLEELRQKNAQLQK, from the coding sequence ATGTCAGACAATACAGGAACTACATTTTTAGCCCTACTAACAGGAGCAGCCATCGGAATTGGTGTGGGAATACTTTACGCACCGGACAAAGGCGAGAAAACGAGAAAGAAAATAAAGAAAAAAGCGATGGATACCACACAGGATGTGACAGATCGCATAGCAAATCTTTCTGAGGAGTTATCCAAAACTGCGGATGCCAAAAAAGTAGACTTTGAAAAACGATTGGAGAAAACCATTTCGAGCATGAGCTATAAGGCAGATGATATTATCGTAACTTTAGAAAAGAAATTGGAAGAGTTAAGGCAGAAAAATGCCCAACTTCAGAAATAA
- a CDS encoding gliding motility-associated C-terminal domain-containing protein, protein MRSKANSRPYIILIALLLLGWSHTIAQTLNKPIPADNPNIAGNSPWTAVCASADFNEYFVKFTWNTPLVNGDNSFILELSDANGSFATPTQLASDNTKNTNFNFDFKFSLPTTARGEGYKMRVRSTSPAKTSPASDAFSMYYIDFKSSLLISPNGNGNIPSGGSIELCDGNSATLAVHNVANAETYRYNWYRSGTPLEEKSNSITISQAGIYMVEVDYGSICSGSANTLSNDIEISTGASLGIAINDPSKTALCSGETETLEANIMGQGLTYTWFKNGAAITGPVVDAHTYIVDASVPGFEGDYAVEIDGDGTCLERSAAVSITNAGDFTVTRGNDPNIVLLPSQTKTLSVSTTASSPVYQWYKDGVIVPGEITSTLIIDQQGEYFARVSQSGGACAATAIDSESTTAVVPASFEISVAYATEYEDCNNTSIVLEIDAINALDDQGTKTDVTADLIGNFTYQWKKDGVVVNGATARSISLTDISENGVYELDAVLESYTPTSNSLNVLLLVNEDLNITASSLVSCNDSESITISTTTDLSSATFDWMKDGVDLNIATETLNVSETGKYQLVVYRNGCPLPSNEVTIAPLDDSLITLNSPETVVFPSGGSKTVTASGGTSYQWLDMNNALLSDSPSVTFTEEGSYLLVANIENCEITKQITVVLQDTFKVPNVITVNGDGINDQWIIPNTYSRNKDINVLIYNAKGEVILNVVDYQNNWPESTTAFSKQNMVFYYKIKTSKEVLKQGTITIIR, encoded by the coding sequence ATGAGATCAAAAGCAAATAGCAGGCCCTACATTATATTAATTGCCCTATTATTACTGGGATGGTCACATACCATTGCACAGACACTCAACAAACCTATTCCTGCCGACAACCCCAATATTGCGGGGAATAGTCCATGGACAGCTGTTTGTGCCTCGGCGGATTTTAATGAATACTTTGTAAAATTTACATGGAACACCCCCTTGGTAAATGGTGATAACTCTTTTATTTTGGAATTGTCCGATGCGAACGGAAGTTTTGCAACCCCTACCCAACTGGCGTCAGATAATACCAAGAATACTAATTTTAATTTCGATTTTAAGTTTTCCTTGCCCACTACCGCAAGAGGTGAAGGATATAAAATGCGGGTTAGAAGCACTAGCCCGGCAAAGACAAGTCCGGCTTCAGATGCCTTTTCCATGTATTATATAGATTTTAAATCCTCCTTGTTGATCAGTCCAAACGGTAATGGCAACATTCCTTCCGGTGGAAGTATTGAACTTTGCGATGGGAATAGTGCAACCTTGGCTGTTCATAATGTTGCCAATGCAGAAACCTATCGGTATAATTGGTATAGAAGTGGAACGCCGCTTGAGGAGAAAAGTAATTCTATAACGATCTCTCAAGCAGGTATATATATGGTAGAAGTAGATTATGGATCTATTTGTTCAGGTTCGGCCAATACCTTATCCAACGATATAGAGATATCCACGGGTGCCAGTTTGGGGATTGCGATTAACGATCCTTCCAAAACAGCCTTGTGTAGTGGAGAAACAGAAACATTGGAAGCAAATATCATGGGCCAAGGACTCACCTACACTTGGTTCAAAAATGGAGCAGCCATTACAGGACCTGTCGTTGATGCACATACATACATTGTAGATGCATCTGTTCCCGGCTTTGAAGGCGATTATGCAGTTGAAATTGATGGGGACGGTACATGTTTGGAACGTTCTGCTGCTGTGAGCATTACCAATGCAGGCGATTTTACCGTTACCAGAGGCAATGACCCTAATATTGTTCTGTTGCCAAGTCAAACAAAAACACTTTCGGTGTCCACCACTGCCTCCTCTCCAGTATACCAATGGTATAAGGATGGGGTAATCGTGCCAGGTGAAATAACCAGTACTTTGATTATAGACCAACAAGGGGAATATTTTGCCAGGGTTTCACAAAGTGGTGGCGCTTGTGCCGCAACCGCGATAGATTCTGAGTCCACTACAGCAGTGGTGCCAGCTTCCTTTGAAATTTCTGTGGCCTATGCAACGGAATATGAGGATTGTAACAACACTAGCATAGTATTGGAAATTGATGCTATCAACGCCTTGGATGACCAAGGAACCAAAACTGATGTTACCGCTGATCTAATAGGCAATTTCACATACCAGTGGAAAAAGGATGGTGTAGTTGTTAATGGCGCCACAGCCAGGTCAATCAGTTTAACGGATATCTCCGAAAACGGAGTGTATGAACTGGATGCCGTTTTAGAAAGCTATACCCCAACATCCAACTCCCTAAATGTTTTGCTTTTAGTGAACGAGGACCTTAACATAACTGCCAGTAGTTTGGTAAGTTGTAATGATTCCGAATCCATTACCATAAGTACCACAACAGATTTATCATCAGCCACTTTTGATTGGATGAAGGATGGCGTTGATCTAAACATAGCAACGGAGACATTGAATGTTTCCGAAACAGGAAAATACCAATTGGTTGTCTATAGGAATGGTTGTCCATTGCCCTCTAACGAAGTTACCATTGCCCCATTGGACGATTCACTGATCACCTTGAATTCCCCTGAAACAGTTGTATTTCCATCCGGAGGGTCTAAGACCGTTACGGCAAGTGGAGGAACTTCCTACCAATGGTTGGACATGAACAACGCCCTCTTGAGTGATTCCCCTTCTGTGACCTTTACGGAAGAAGGAAGTTATTTACTGGTTGCCAATATAGAGAATTGCGAAATAACCAAACAAATAACCGTTGTGTTGCAAGACACCTTTAAGGTGCCCAATGTAATAACGGTCAATGGTGATGGGATCAATGATCAATGGATCATTCCCAATACCTATTCAAGGAATAAAGATATTAATGTATTGATCTATAATGCCAAAGGAGAGGTCATATTAAACGTCGTTGATTATCAGAACAACTGGCCAGAATCCACAACGGCTTTTTCGAAACAGAACATGGTTTTTTATTATAAAATAAAGACCAGTAAAGAAGTATTAAAACAAGGTACCATAACCATCATACGTTAA
- a CDS encoding PorP/SprF family type IX secretion system membrane protein, translating to MLLFIMVLTKVGAQEENPFVAYDVPAQNLLKFNRFLINPTFSTVREDKSYVNLLHRNQSVSFDDNNQTYFLSYSGRIDDRSGLGLSLYTQREGIISNYGILANYAYGIKLSDKSNFTFGANVSYYNSGFDQNRANPIEEDPLLNGFQDSSLLSVQPGFNISYGQFDFGLFAENLFDYNMKSSQSVTQFNEKTFSGHLQYTHQFKNETGIMEAGRLMPMARVRKVGENEVVLGGSLILDIPKLGWLQAGYDDFYGAAAGIGFNLNKRLSLGYTMEKGLSNNFDNFGVTHEISFAYSFTPNLTEDRVMLEDQEDELANLEEEINKDEVVTSKDEEIQKLKLALAENNEILAELMFRQDSLEENRKTDLEKRFEMVMRMVRNETQGKRPDLEEKAKKMYFLNNDNALAGNAKNENVVEEPSVRDDFKKEITLTKENQPKGIKPREKVRDAVVATKTSEEDEFTQVTKQNNIKSRKFRNLDGVKDGYYVVANVYKGEHYLNKFVSDLNTKGLEADYFTNNNNGLKYVYLKRYDTWQEAVAAHKSNVDGTYAGDKWIMNVDNTKYTDTDKAYVDNVTKIKQQSTKYGVDVLQKNIVEKDKVASNMPSTQSFKINGVDGGYYIIANVFSNPNNANRFVKMLNAQGLNASYFINPKNNYRYVYLKKHGSWNNALVSYYSKINQSYDQKMWIMKVTPNLIA from the coding sequence ATGCTATTGTTCATCATGGTTCTGACCAAGGTCGGAGCACAGGAGGAGAACCCTTTTGTGGCCTATGATGTTCCTGCACAGAACTTACTGAAGTTTAATCGATTCCTTATCAATCCTACCTTTTCAACGGTTAGGGAAGATAAATCTTATGTTAATCTTTTACACAGAAACCAATCAGTATCTTTTGATGACAACAACCAAACCTACTTTTTGAGTTATAGTGGGCGAATAGATGATAGATCGGGGTTGGGGCTAAGCCTTTATACCCAAAGGGAAGGTATTATTAGCAACTATGGGATTTTGGCGAATTACGCCTATGGGATAAAATTAAGTGATAAAAGCAACTTTACCTTTGGGGCCAATGTATCTTATTACAACAGTGGCTTTGATCAGAACAGGGCGAATCCCATTGAGGAAGATCCGTTATTGAATGGTTTTCAGGATAGCTCACTTTTGTCAGTACAACCTGGATTTAATATCTCCTATGGCCAATTTGATTTTGGTCTGTTTGCAGAAAACCTGTTTGATTATAATATGAAGAGCAGTCAGTCTGTAACCCAGTTCAACGAAAAAACATTTTCAGGACACCTTCAATATACCCATCAGTTTAAAAATGAAACCGGTATTATGGAAGCGGGTCGTTTAATGCCTATGGCCAGAGTACGGAAGGTAGGCGAAAATGAGGTGGTATTGGGCGGGAGCCTTATTTTGGATATTCCCAAGTTAGGATGGTTGCAAGCAGGGTACGACGATTTCTACGGTGCCGCAGCCGGGATAGGTTTTAATTTGAACAAACGCCTGTCCTTAGGATATACCATGGAAAAGGGCCTATCTAATAATTTTGACAATTTTGGGGTGACCCATGAGATCTCCTTTGCCTATTCCTTCACCCCAAACCTTACAGAGGACAGGGTAATGCTGGAAGACCAAGAAGATGAGTTGGCCAATTTGGAAGAGGAAATCAACAAGGACGAGGTAGTTACGTCAAAAGACGAAGAAATACAAAAACTTAAATTGGCTTTGGCCGAAAACAACGAAATACTGGCAGAGCTAATGTTCCGTCAGGATTCCTTGGAGGAAAATAGAAAGACCGACTTGGAAAAGCGATTTGAAATGGTCATGCGCATGGTCCGTAATGAGACCCAGGGCAAGCGACCAGATTTGGAAGAGAAGGCAAAAAAGATGTATTTCTTAAACAATGATAACGCACTTGCCGGGAATGCTAAAAATGAGAACGTTGTTGAAGAACCTTCTGTAAGGGACGATTTTAAAAAGGAAATCACTCTCACAAAGGAAAACCAACCAAAAGGTATAAAGCCACGGGAAAAGGTTAGGGATGCGGTGGTTGCCACCAAAACCAGTGAAGAGGATGAGTTTACCCAGGTGACCAAACAAAACAATATAAAAAGTAGAAAGTTCCGCAATCTGGATGGGGTAAAGGATGGTTATTATGTTGTGGCCAATGTTTACAAAGGCGAACATTACCTAAATAAATTTGTTTCCGATCTCAATACGAAGGGACTAGAAGCGGATTACTTTACCAATAACAACAATGGACTAAAGTATGTGTATTTAAAGCGTTATGATACCTGGCAGGAGGCTGTTGCAGCTCATAAGTCCAACGTAGATGGCACCTATGCCGGAGACAAATGGATCATGAACGTTGACAACACCAAATATACCGATACGGATAAGGCCTATGTGGACAATGTAACCAAGATCAAGCAACAATCTACCAAATATGGGGTGGATGTGCTTCAAAAAAATATTGTTGAAAAGGACAAGGTGGCCTCGAATATGCCATCAACCCAGAGCTTTAAAATTAATGGGGTAGATGGCGGGTACTATATTATTGCCAATGTATTCTCCAACCCAAACAATGCCAATCGCTTTGTAAAGATGTTAAATGCCCAAGGTTTAAATGCAAGTTATTTTATCAATCCAAAAAATAACTACCGTTACGTGTATCTAAAAAAGCACGGTTCATGGAATAATGCACTGGTATCTTATTACTCTAAAATCAATCAGTCTTATGACCAGAAGATGTGGATCATGAAAGTCACGCCTAATTTAATTGCTTAA